CAGGGGACTTTACATACGTAACCGAAGTGATCAGGTCGTTGGGGTCATTGAACCCATCGGGGATGATGGGCATGGAAGCAGCCCCCGAGTCCAGGGCAAAAGTCCCGGAAGCGGGTGCAAGAAGGTCAAGCACTCTCTGGAGCCTCTGGTAGTCCTCACCGAAAAGAAAAGCGTGGTACTGCTCTTCTATGTGCACGGTCACAGCTTCGTTTAACCAGATCTCAAACGGGCTTCTCCCGGTAACCTCGGACCCGTTCTGGTTGTGGTAGTACTCGTGAACCTTAACCCTGATCATGTACTCAAAAGCAGGATCCGTTATCTGCGGGAAAGGCATGATGCGGTTTGTGGTAATGGTTGTGTTCCCCACATTTTCCATGCCCCCGAAGTCCGAGTTCTGCATCCCGATTTCCCGGTACACGGTCCCTGTGTACCTGTACCCGGGAGTGATGTTTCTGTCAAGCCTGGCAAGCTCGTCCCTGATTTTCCGCAGCTCTTGTCCTTCTCCTTCTCCTTCTCCTTCTCCTGCTCTTTTTCCTTGTCCTTGTCCTTGTCCTTCTCCTGCTCTTTCTCCTTTTCCTTCTCCTTTTCCAACCTGTCCGTCTCCGCCCAGGTTGTCTTCTCCCTGTCCGGGTCTGGGCTTTGCCTCGATTTTCAGCTTCTCCCGCCTGCGGACAAGGTCCCACATAAGCTGCCTTATGGCCAGTCTGTCCTCATCGTAATGCTCAGGCCCTGTAAAGACATAGACCCACATTACGCAGTCGTGCAGGACATCAAGAGCCTTTTCCGCAGCCCTGGCATCCGAGTCAGGAGGCACGAGCAGTTCCAGCATAAACGTGCTCCCGTCAGGGTATTCAAATTCCCTTTTAAAGATCGCATAGGTCCCGACCCCGAGGAAAAAGAGATATGTAGCCATGGGCGTTACCGAGTTGTCGTAGACGATTTTGTCCCTTCCCGGTTTTACGGTATGCCTCTCTACAGCGACATCCCCGTTTGTTATGAGGTTTGTGTAGCGCGAGTCTGCAATGATGGTCGTCCTGTATGTGCATTTTGCAGTCATGTCATCTATGCAGGGCACGATCCTCTGGAACCCCCACTGCTGGCACTGAGTGATCTGCTGCGGGGGAGCCCCTGCCGGAGTCTCATCATAGTACAGCCCTTCAAGGATATTTTTTGTGGGCCTGCATACCGTGTCCGTAATGACCGCAATCTCGGTATTCGGCGGGATCAAGTCCCTGAAGCTGATCTCAAGGATAGCATCATCTTTCCTGTACCTGTAAGAGACCTCGGACTGAAAACAGCTTACAGCCCTGATCTCAAGGTCCTTGCAGTTCAGCTCCAGCTTCTCAATGGGCTCATCTTTTGTCCTGACCCTGAGTATGGACTTCACGTTCGTCCTGTCATCATAAATGTCAAAAGTCAGGTCCATGTGCAGGACGTCAACTTTGAGTTCCCCGAAATCTTCGGGATAATATTTGTACAGCCTGTTATTCATGAAAAGTCACCGGATAATAGTTATGAGTGTTATATTGTGGGATAGAAAAGGGTGAGGAGAGATTTAAATGTGTAGTTTGTGGGAGAGGGAGGAGAAAATTTCAAAATTTTGAAATAAGATGATTCTCATCAACATGTTAATATATTTCAACTTCTTTTGACATTAATCGTTTTTTAGATTGGTAACAAACTTAAAAAGAAAAACAGTCTAGGTGAATCTCTGGATGGAATCAAAATATACAGTTCTTGATATGTTTTCTGGCGCAGGAGGGCTTACAGAAGGGTTCTTTCAGCAGGGATTCAAATTTGTTTCTCATATAGAGAAAAATTGTCATGCTAGGAATTCTCTGGAAACCAGAGCGATTTATCATTCTCTGAAAGATTCCAGCAACGAAAGGATTTATAGAGACTATATTTCAGGAAATCTCAACAGAGATGAATTTATTCATAAATTCAAAGAGCTTGAACTCACTCCAGCTGGATTATTACAGGGGGAAGTAACTGAATCAAACGAAACTACTATGATAAAAGAGATTAAAGAGCATTTAAAAGTCATTGACAGCGATTCGGTTGATGTCGTTATAGGAGGGCCACCATGTCAGGCTTATTCTGTTGCCGGGAGAGGCAGAAAGCCAAAAGAAATGAAAGACGATCCCCGTAACTATCTATATAGGCATTACATCTCTTTCTTAAAAAGCTTTGAACCAAAAATTTTCGTATTCGAAAACGTTCCGGGAATTAAAAGTGCAATAAATGGGATTATCTTCTCAAATTTACATGAAGAACTGGAAAAACTGGGATACAAAACAGAAGCTCATATGCTGAATGCAAAAGATTTTAGTGTACTTCAGGAAAGAAACCGGATAATATTTATTGGCTGGAAAAATGAGCACGATCTTTCATATCCTGACTTTTTAAAAACTCCTCTTGGCAGGTTTCATGTTTCTTCCCTTTTGAATGACCTCCCCCCCTTGCAAGCTGGCGAAGGTACTGAAGGTCCTGCAAAATATACAAAGCCGTTTTCATGGTCATCTGAATACCTTCAAAGATTTAAGATTCGAGAAAAGAAAGATATACTTATTCAACACAACGCAAGAATACATAATCCTAGAGATCGTACCATATATAGACTTGCAATTGAAAAATGGGATAAAGAAAGAAAACGGCTCAAATATAATGAACTATCACCGGAACTCCAGACACACAAAAATAAAACGTCTTTTCTGGATAGATTTAAGGTGGTCAATCAGTATGGTTACTCCCATGCTATACTTGCTCATATATCAAAGGATGGTCATTATTTCATTC
This window of the Methanosarcina mazei S-6 genome carries:
- a CDS encoding M1 family metallopeptidase, whose product is MNNRLYKYYPEDFGELKVDVLHMDLTFDIYDDRTNVKSILRVRTKDEPIEKLELNCKDLEIRAVSCFQSEVSYRYRKDDAILEISFRDLIPPNTEIAVITDTVCRPTKNILEGLYYDETPAGAPPQQITQCQQWGFQRIVPCIDDMTAKCTYRTTIIADSRYTNLITNGDVAVERHTVKPGRDKIVYDNSVTPMATYLFFLGVGTYAIFKREFEYPDGSTFMLELLVPPDSDARAAEKALDVLHDCVMWVYVFTGPEHYDEDRLAIRQLMWDLVRRREKLKIEAKPRPGQGEDNLGGDGQVGKGEGKGERAGEGQGQGQGKRAGEGEGEGEGQELRKIRDELARLDRNITPGYRYTGTVYREIGMQNSDFGGMENVGNTTITTNRIMPFPQITDPAFEYMIRVKVHEYYHNQNGSEVTGRSPFEIWLNEAVTVHIEEQYHAFLFGEDYQRLQRVLDLLAPASGTFALDSGAASMPIIPDGFNDPNDLITSVTYVKSPEYVRMVESLTGKDTFVRGLDRYFKKFQHSNASTQDWIEAMEEESGVALKEISETWLRQTKFPVVEVSAEYDKLTGKFTFFLKQHFPAGGKPWEFPFRAALVDESGKDIVEVLERVSGETAEILIENVGMPSFLSLNRGYSFYGKLVYRASQEELLMQVRKDSDIVGRFTAFYTFVDREKLRLLRVPGSAPSEDFIELYYRLLNDRQLLERAGGQFLTIFESVEDEEFAHHYQALYDVKQKLLKAVAGKYRSSLISAYNFFENASAPRDGSLEETARVIKSRQAKNICLGVLATLDAPDIHALIKQQFETATCATDRLSAFAAYLNSSAPDKIEVLRAFEAESKKNLIAWEAFLSVIGSNSSVDAVELVREMERSDAFRIEQTNDQRALYGSFARNRKKSLETEEGRVLFAEVLRKLAPVNEYTTVNLLNAFANIDQMEIKYHIPLVKILADLLAELDPQKYPSVYNRIRKLLLGAPAAVEAYGIVQGKIPALQT
- a CDS encoding DNA cytosine methyltransferase — its product is MIKEIKEHLKVIDSDSVDVVIGGPPCQAYSVAGRGRKPKEMKDDPRNYLYRHYISFLKSFEPKIFVFENVPGIKSAINGIIFSNLHEELEKLGYKTEAHMLNAKDFSVLQERNRIIFIGWKNEHDLSYPDFLKTPLGRFHVSSLLNDLPPLQAGEGTEGPAKYTKPFSWSSEYLQRFKIREKKDILIQHNARIHNPRDRTIYRLAIEKWDKERKRLKYNELSPELQTHKNKTSFLDRFKVVNQYGYSHAILAHISKDGHYFIHPDIHQARSLTVREVARIQSFPDNYKFEGPRIAQYAQIGNAVPPLMAKGIAVEIEKMLEEIS